From one Mycolicibacterium sp. HK-90 genomic stretch:
- a CDS encoding polysaccharide deacetylase family protein — MARFPNKQAWRWTVVGVAAAVAILVVGALTGHIRRDDPDHVDCAKEKCIALTFDDGPGPYTKRLLQILQDNDATATFFLIGNKVAADPEGAKSIAEAGMEVGSHTWEHPNMTTIPPEEIPAQFSRANDAIEQATGQRPKLVRTAGGLINDQVLAEARKQGLADVNWDVIPFDWANDANLAATRFMLMTQIKPNSVVLFHDTYSSTVDLVYQFIPVLKANGYHLVTVSHMLGELEPGSSYGSRENGPPVPPAEALKDIPPADIPSLPNTPSPAPMPNFPITDIPGANSGGPNNGA; from the coding sequence GTGGCGAGGTTCCCCAACAAGCAGGCCTGGCGGTGGACCGTTGTCGGGGTGGCCGCCGCCGTCGCGATCCTGGTGGTGGGAGCGCTCACCGGGCACATTCGCCGTGACGATCCCGACCACGTCGACTGCGCGAAAGAGAAGTGCATCGCGCTGACCTTCGACGACGGCCCCGGCCCGTACACGAAACGGCTCCTGCAGATCCTGCAGGACAACGACGCCACGGCCACGTTCTTCCTGATCGGCAACAAGGTGGCGGCCGATCCTGAGGGGGCCAAGAGCATCGCCGAGGCGGGCATGGAGGTCGGCAGCCACACCTGGGAACACCCCAACATGACGACCATCCCGCCCGAGGAGATCCCGGCACAGTTCAGCAGGGCCAACGACGCCATCGAACAGGCCACCGGCCAGCGGCCGAAGCTGGTGCGCACGGCGGGCGGTCTGATCAACGACCAGGTGCTGGCCGAGGCCCGCAAACAGGGGCTGGCCGACGTCAACTGGGACGTCATCCCGTTCGACTGGGCCAACGACGCCAACCTCGCGGCGACACGCTTCATGCTGATGACCCAGATCAAGCCGAATTCGGTGGTGCTCTTCCACGACACCTACTCGTCGACCGTCGATTTGGTGTATCAGTTCATCCCGGTGCTCAAGGCCAACGGCTACCACCTGGTGACGGTGAGCCACATGCTCGGTGAGCTCGAACCGGGCAGCAGTTACGGCAGCCGCGAGAACGGCCCGCCGGTGCCACCGGCCGAGGCACTCAAGGACATCCCGCCCGCCGACATCCCCTCGTTGCCGAACACGCCGTCGCCGGCCCCCATGCCGAACTTCCCGATCACCGACATTCCCGGGGCGAATTCGGGAGGCCCGAACAACGGGGCGTGA
- a CDS encoding PhoH family protein: MTDSPVRTYVLDTSVLLSDPWACNRFAEHEVVVPLVVISELEAKRHHHELGWFARQALRMFDDLRLEHGRLDQPIPVGTEGGTLQVELNHIDPTVLPTGFRTDTNDTRILACAANLATEGKHVTLVSKDIPLRVKAGAVGLAADEYHAQDVVVSGWTGMTEVDVAAEEIDTLFADGEIDLAEARDLPCHTGIRLLGGSSSALGRVNAEKRVQLVRGDREVFGLRGRSAEQRVALDLLLDESVGIVSLGGKAGTGKSALALCAGLEAVLERRTQRKVVVFRPLYAVGGQDLGYLPGSESEKMGPWAQAVFDTLEGLASPAVLEEVLSRGMLEVLPLTHIRGRSLHDSFVIVDEAQSLERNVLLTVLSRLGAGSRVVLTHDVAQRDNLRVGRHDGVAAVIEKLKGHPLFAHITLQRSERSPIAALVTEMLEEFSPGALP; encoded by the coding sequence GTGACTGATTCGCCTGTCCGTACCTATGTGCTCGACACATCCGTGTTGCTGTCCGATCCATGGGCATGCAACCGGTTCGCCGAGCATGAAGTGGTGGTCCCGCTGGTCGTGATCAGCGAGCTGGAGGCCAAACGGCATCACCACGAGCTGGGCTGGTTCGCCCGGCAGGCGCTGCGGATGTTCGACGATCTGCGGCTTGAGCACGGGCGGCTGGATCAGCCGATTCCCGTTGGGACAGAAGGCGGTACGCTGCAGGTCGAGTTGAATCACATCGACCCGACGGTGCTGCCCACCGGCTTCCGTACCGACACCAACGACACCCGGATCCTGGCGTGTGCGGCCAATCTCGCGACAGAGGGCAAGCACGTCACGCTGGTGAGCAAGGACATCCCGCTGCGCGTCAAAGCCGGCGCGGTGGGCCTGGCCGCCGACGAGTACCACGCGCAGGATGTCGTCGTGTCCGGCTGGACCGGGATGACCGAGGTGGATGTGGCGGCCGAGGAGATCGACACCCTGTTCGCCGATGGTGAGATCGATCTGGCCGAGGCTCGGGACCTGCCGTGCCACACCGGAATTCGGTTGCTGGGCGGAAGTTCGTCGGCTCTCGGCCGGGTCAATGCCGAGAAGCGGGTGCAGTTGGTGCGTGGTGATCGCGAAGTGTTCGGCCTCCGGGGAAGGTCAGCCGAACAGCGCGTCGCCCTCGATCTGCTGCTCGACGAATCCGTCGGCATCGTGTCGCTCGGTGGCAAGGCCGGCACCGGCAAATCCGCGCTGGCACTGTGTGCGGGCCTGGAGGCAGTGCTGGAACGCCGGACCCAGCGCAAGGTCGTGGTGTTCCGCCCGCTGTATGCGGTCGGTGGCCAGGATCTCGGCTACCTGCCGGGCAGCGAGAGCGAGAAGATGGGCCCCTGGGCCCAGGCCGTGTTCGACACCCTCGAAGGGCTGGCCAGCCCCGCGGTGCTCGAAGAGGTGCTGTCCCGCGGGATGCTGGAAGTGCTTCCGCTGACCCACATTCGGGGCCGTTCGCTGCACGACTCGTTCGTCATCGTGGACGAGGCGCAGTCGCTGGAACGCAACGTGCTGCTGACCGTGCTGTCACGGTTGGGTGCGGGATCCCGGGTGGTGCTGACCCACGACGTGGCCCAGCGCGACAACCTGCGGGTGGGCCGGCACGACGGCGTCGCGGCGGTGATCGAAAAGCTCAAGGGGCACCCGTTGTTCGCCCACATCACGCTGCAGCGCAGTGAGCGCTCGCCGATCGCCGCGCTGGTCACCGAGATGCTGGAGGAGTTCAGCCCCGGCGCCCTGCCCTGA
- a CDS encoding acyl-ACP desaturase has translation MAQKPVANALTLELEPVVEAELRRHLDTEDLWYAHDYVPFDQGENFAFLGGQDWDPSQVTLPKTITDALEILLITKDNLSGYHRELVEHFILEDKWGRFLGRWTAEEHLHAVALRNYLVVTREIDPTANEDVRVEHVMKGYRADSYSQIETLVFMAFFERAHAVFTRNLKDQITEPVLASMMGRIVLDEERHELFFANLVSYLLGTHRDETVAAIAARARELDVIGADIDAYQDKVAVVAEAGIFDKAALTKVIADRIAAWGLADEPELQEFINT, from the coding sequence ATGGCACAGAAACCTGTAGCTAATGCGCTGACCTTGGAGCTCGAGCCCGTTGTCGAGGCCGAGCTGCGTCGCCACCTGGATACCGAGGACCTCTGGTACGCGCACGATTACGTGCCGTTCGACCAGGGCGAGAACTTCGCCTTCCTCGGTGGCCAGGACTGGGATCCGTCGCAGGTCACCCTGCCCAAGACCATCACCGACGCCTTGGAGATCCTGCTGATCACCAAGGACAACCTGTCGGGCTACCACCGCGAGCTCGTCGAGCACTTCATCCTCGAGGACAAGTGGGGCCGCTTCCTCGGCCGCTGGACCGCCGAGGAGCACCTGCACGCCGTGGCGCTGCGCAACTACCTCGTCGTCACCCGTGAGATCGACCCGACGGCCAACGAGGACGTCCGCGTCGAGCACGTGATGAAGGGTTACCGCGCCGACAGCTACAGCCAGATCGAGACGCTGGTGTTCATGGCGTTCTTCGAGCGCGCGCACGCGGTCTTCACCCGCAACCTCAAGGACCAGATCACCGAGCCGGTGCTGGCCTCGATGATGGGCCGCATCGTCCTCGACGAGGAGCGGCACGAGCTGTTCTTCGCCAACCTGGTGTCGTACCTGCTGGGCACCCACCGCGACGAGACCGTGGCCGCCATCGCCGCCCGGGCCCGCGAACTCGACGTGATCGGCGCGGACATCGACGCCTACCAGGACAAGGTCGCCGTGGTGGCCGAGGCCGGCATCTTCGACAAGGCCGCGCTGACCAAGGTCATCGCCGACCGGATCGCCGCCTGGGGCCTCGCCGACGAGCCCGAGCTCCAGGAGTTCATCAACACGTAA
- a CDS encoding glycine hydroxymethyltransferase has product MAADSSSTLPAASGADYADTSSAAYRAALQVIEQVEPRVAAATRKELADQRDSLKLIASENYASPAVLLTMGTWFSDKYAEGTVGHRFYAGCQNVDTVEALAAEHARELFGAPYAYVQPHSGIDANLVAFWAILATKVEAPELANFGAKHVNDLSEADWETLRNKLGNQRLLGMSLDAGGHLTHGFRPNISGKMFHQRSYGTNPETGFLDYDAVAAAAREFKPLILVAGYSAYPRRVNFAKMREIADEVGATLMVDMAHFAGLVAGKVFTGDEDPVPHAHVTTTTTHKSLRGPRGGMVLATEEFAPAVDKGCPMVLGGPLSHVMAAKAVALAEARQPAFQTYAQQVADNAQALADGFVKRDAGLVTGGTDNHIVLLDVRSFGLTGRQAESALLDAGVVTNRNAVPADPNGAWYTSGIRLGTPALTSRGFGADDFDRVAELIVDVLSNTQPEGTSKAKYKLADGTAERVHAASAELLNANPLYPGLTL; this is encoded by the coding sequence ATGGCAGCAGACTCGTCATCCACCTTGCCCGCGGCTTCCGGCGCTGATTACGCCGACACCTCAAGCGCCGCCTACCGGGCCGCCTTGCAGGTCATCGAGCAGGTCGAGCCACGGGTCGCCGCAGCCACTCGCAAAGAGCTTGCCGATCAACGCGATTCGCTCAAGCTGATCGCCAGCGAGAACTACGCCTCGCCGGCCGTGCTGCTCACCATGGGCACCTGGTTCTCCGACAAGTACGCCGAGGGCACGGTCGGACACCGCTTCTACGCGGGCTGCCAGAACGTCGACACCGTGGAGGCGCTGGCCGCCGAGCACGCGCGTGAACTGTTCGGCGCCCCCTACGCCTACGTGCAGCCGCACTCGGGCATCGACGCCAATCTCGTTGCCTTCTGGGCCATCCTGGCCACCAAGGTGGAGGCGCCGGAGCTGGCGAACTTCGGTGCCAAGCACGTCAACGACCTGTCCGAGGCCGACTGGGAGACCCTGCGCAACAAGCTCGGCAACCAGCGGCTGCTCGGTATGTCCCTGGACGCCGGCGGTCACCTGACCCACGGCTTCCGGCCCAACATCTCCGGCAAGATGTTCCACCAGCGCAGCTACGGCACCAATCCCGAGACGGGCTTCCTGGATTACGACGCGGTGGCCGCCGCGGCGCGCGAATTCAAGCCGCTGATCCTGGTCGCCGGCTACTCGGCCTACCCCCGCCGGGTGAATTTCGCCAAGATGCGCGAGATCGCCGACGAGGTCGGCGCCACCCTGATGGTCGACATGGCCCACTTCGCCGGCCTGGTGGCGGGCAAGGTGTTCACCGGCGACGAGGACCCCGTGCCGCACGCCCACGTCACCACCACGACGACGCACAAGTCGCTGCGCGGACCGCGCGGCGGCATGGTGCTGGCCACCGAGGAATTCGCCCCGGCCGTCGACAAGGGCTGCCCCATGGTGCTCGGCGGACCGCTGAGCCACGTGATGGCGGCCAAGGCCGTCGCGCTGGCCGAGGCCCGTCAGCCGGCCTTCCAGACCTACGCCCAGCAGGTCGCCGACAACGCCCAGGCCCTGGCCGACGGCTTCGTCAAGCGCGACGCCGGCCTGGTCACCGGCGGCACCGACAACCACATCGTGCTGCTCGACGTGCGTTCGTTCGGCCTGACCGGCCGCCAGGCCGAGTCCGCGCTGCTCGACGCCGGCGTCGTCACCAATCGCAACGCCGTCCCGGCCGACCCCAACGGCGCCTGGTACACCAGCGGGATCCGGCTCGGCACCCCGGCGCTGACCAGCCGCGGATTCGGGGCCGACGACTTCGACCGGGTGGCCGAGCTGATCGTCGACGTGCTGTCCAACACGCAGCCCGAGGGGACATCGAAAGCCAAGTACAAGCTCGCCGACGGAACCGCCGAGCGCGTGCACGCGGCCTCGGCCGAGCTGTTGAACGCCAACCCGCTGTACCCGGGCCTGACCCTCTGA
- a CDS encoding DUF885 domain-containing protein codes for MGNGMDIGSAPATDSAVLIREYLLLGLRFNRVEDGYVDSFTGDPELRRSVENEPAPDPADLARQADRLLGQIPDDLDRDRAEYIAAHLRALNCAGRKFAGEDVGFVDEVQAYFDVRIGKGDPEKYRQAHAKLDEALGGTGPLAERMAAHRSGDEIPPARLEECIHAFSSALRDKVRAAYPLPEAETITYEVVTDKPWSGFNYYLGDYKSTVAVNADLKQQMANLPRLVAHESYPGHHTEHCRKEAGLVARDGQAEQTIFLVNTPQCLMAEGLADLALYAIVGPGWGSWAADIYADLGLRFDGQRAEAISEAVAGLADVRQDAALMLHDEHRDVDEVVEFLKRWQLIDDTRARQSLRFLSSPLWRAYTSTYIEGYRLLRGWLDERPDGVTLAERFGRLLDEPLIPSTL; via the coding sequence ATGGGTAACGGGATGGACATTGGCAGCGCCCCGGCGACGGATTCCGCGGTGTTGATCCGCGAATATCTGCTGCTCGGTTTGCGCTTCAACCGCGTCGAGGACGGCTACGTCGACTCTTTCACCGGTGACCCGGAGCTGCGTCGGTCGGTCGAGAACGAGCCCGCGCCCGACCCGGCCGACCTGGCCCGGCAGGCCGACCGGTTGCTCGGCCAGATCCCCGACGACCTCGACCGCGACCGCGCCGAGTACATCGCCGCCCACCTGCGCGCGCTCAACTGTGCCGGCCGCAAGTTCGCCGGTGAGGACGTCGGATTCGTAGACGAGGTGCAGGCGTATTTCGACGTCCGGATCGGCAAGGGCGATCCGGAGAAATACCGGCAGGCCCACGCCAAACTCGACGAGGCGCTCGGTGGCACCGGGCCGCTCGCCGAGCGGATGGCTGCGCACCGTTCCGGCGATGAGATCCCGCCGGCCCGGCTGGAGGAGTGCATTCACGCGTTCTCGTCTGCCCTGCGCGACAAGGTGCGCGCCGCCTACCCGCTGCCTGAAGCCGAGACCATCACGTACGAGGTGGTCACCGACAAGCCGTGGTCGGGGTTCAACTACTACCTGGGCGACTACAAGTCCACGGTCGCGGTCAATGCCGACCTCAAACAACAGATGGCCAACCTGCCCCGGCTCGTCGCCCACGAGTCCTATCCCGGCCATCACACCGAGCACTGCCGCAAAGAGGCCGGCCTGGTGGCCCGGGACGGCCAGGCCGAACAGACGATCTTCCTCGTCAACACCCCGCAATGCCTGATGGCCGAGGGTCTGGCCGACCTGGCGCTGTACGCGATCGTCGGGCCCGGCTGGGGTAGCTGGGCCGCCGACATCTACGCGGACCTCGGCCTGCGGTTCGACGGGCAGCGCGCCGAGGCGATCTCCGAAGCCGTGGCAGGTCTGGCCGATGTGCGCCAGGACGCGGCGCTGATGCTGCACGACGAGCACCGCGACGTCGACGAGGTGGTGGAGTTCCTCAAGCGGTGGCAGCTGATCGACGACACCCGGGCCCGGCAGTCCCTGCGCTTCCTGTCGTCGCCGTTGTGGCGGGCCTACACCAGCACCTACATCGAGGGTTACCGGCTGCTACGCGGATGGCTCGACGAGCGGCCCGACGGGGTGACGCTGGCGGAGCGCTTCGGCCGACTGCTCGATGAGCCCCTGATCCCGTCGACGTTGTAG
- the coaA gene encoding type I pantothenate kinase, whose product MPRPSEPSPYVEFDRSQWRALRMSTPLKLTEDELLRLRGMGEKLDILEVEEVYLPLARLIHLQVAARQRLFAATAEFLGEPQQNPDRPVPFVIGVAGSVAVGKSTTARVLQALLARWGHHPRVDLVTTDGFLYPNKELNRRNLMHRKGFPESYDRRGLMRFVTAVKSGADEVCAPVYSHLLYDIVPGEKQVVRHPDILILEGLNVLQTGPALMVSDLFDFSVYVDARIEDIEQWYISRFLTMRSTAFADPASHFHHYSTLTDEQAVFAARDIWHSINRPNLIENILPTRPRATLVLRKDSDHSINRLRLRKL is encoded by the coding sequence ATGCCGCGGCCGAGCGAGCCGAGCCCCTATGTGGAGTTCGACCGAAGTCAATGGCGTGCACTGCGCATGTCGACACCGCTGAAACTCACCGAGGACGAGCTGCTGCGCCTGCGAGGTATGGGCGAAAAGCTCGACATCCTCGAGGTCGAAGAGGTCTATCTGCCGCTGGCCCGGTTGATCCACCTCCAGGTGGCCGCCCGGCAGCGATTGTTCGCCGCGACCGCGGAGTTCCTCGGTGAGCCGCAGCAGAATCCGGACCGCCCGGTGCCGTTCGTCATCGGCGTCGCGGGCAGCGTGGCGGTCGGGAAATCCACCACCGCGCGCGTGCTGCAGGCCCTGCTGGCCCGCTGGGGCCACCATCCTCGCGTCGACCTGGTCACCACCGACGGTTTCCTGTACCCCAACAAGGAGCTCAACCGCCGGAACCTCATGCACCGCAAGGGGTTCCCGGAGAGCTACGATCGGCGCGGCCTGATGCGGTTCGTCACCGCGGTGAAATCCGGTGCCGACGAGGTCTGTGCACCGGTGTACTCACACCTGCTGTACGACATCGTGCCCGGCGAGAAGCAGGTGGTGCGCCATCCCGACATCCTGATCCTGGAGGGCCTCAACGTCCTGCAGACCGGGCCGGCGCTGATGGTGTCGGACCTGTTCGACTTCTCGGTGTACGTCGACGCGCGCATCGAGGACATCGAGCAGTGGTACATCTCCCGGTTCCTGACGATGCGTTCGACGGCGTTCGCCGATCCGGCCTCGCACTTCCATCACTACTCGACGCTGACCGACGAACAGGCCGTGTTCGCCGCCCGCGACATCTGGCATTCGATCAACCGCCCCAACCTGATCGAGAACATCTTGCCGACCCGCCCGCGGGCCACCCTGGTGCTACGCAAGGACAGCGACCATTCGATCAACCGGCTGCGGCTGCGCAAGCTCTAG
- a CDS encoding (2Z,6E)-farnesyl diphosphate synthase, whose product MDIIPPRLKEPAYRLYEMRLRQELAQSRSELPRHIAVLCDGNRRWARDAGYDDVSIGYRMGAAKIAEMLRWCQAAGIEMTTVYLLSTENLQRDPEELAALLEIITDVVEEICAPSNTWTVRTVGDLELLGEEPARRLREAVESTASNAPGSFHVNVAVAYGGRQEIVDAVRSLLSKELANGATAEQLVEAVTVDGISENLYTSGQPDPDLVIRTSGEQRLSGFLLWQSAYSEMWFTEAYWPAFRRVDFLRALRDYTARHRRFGK is encoded by the coding sequence GTGGACATCATTCCCCCGCGGCTCAAGGAACCGGCCTATCGGCTCTACGAGATGCGGTTGCGTCAGGAGCTGGCGCAGTCCCGTTCGGAACTACCTCGCCACATCGCGGTGCTGTGTGACGGGAACCGTCGGTGGGCGCGGGATGCGGGATACGACGATGTCAGCATCGGCTACCGGATGGGTGCGGCCAAGATCGCCGAGATGCTGCGCTGGTGTCAGGCCGCGGGCATCGAGATGACGACGGTGTACCTGCTCTCCACCGAGAACCTGCAACGCGATCCCGAAGAGCTGGCCGCCCTGCTCGAGATCATCACCGATGTGGTCGAGGAGATCTGCGCGCCGTCGAACACCTGGACTGTGCGCACCGTCGGCGACCTGGAGTTGTTGGGGGAGGAGCCGGCCCGGCGGCTGCGCGAGGCCGTAGAAAGCACAGCATCGAACGCGCCCGGTTCGTTCCATGTGAATGTGGCGGTCGCCTACGGCGGACGTCAGGAGATCGTCGACGCCGTGCGCTCGCTGTTGTCCAAGGAACTGGCCAACGGAGCCACCGCCGAGCAACTCGTCGAAGCGGTCACCGTCGACGGGATCTCGGAGAACCTCTACACCTCAGGCCAACCCGACCCCGACCTCGTCATCCGTACCTCGGGGGAGCAACGCCTGTCCGGATTCCTGTTGTGGCAGAGCGCCTATTCGGAGATGTGGTTCACCGAGGCGTACTGGCCGGCGTTCCGCCGTGTCGACTTCCTGCGCGCGCTGCGCGATTACACGGCCCGGCACCGTCGCTTCGGCAAGTAG
- a CDS encoding hemolysin III family protein encodes MTAPTGSTKPYRSAAALIRPAEDLPEAVAEGVAQFLGKPRARGWIHVYSAIVAFIAGAALVSVSWSVESTRAGLATLLYTFTIVAMFTVSGTYHRVNWRSERARKWMKRLDHSMIFIFIAGSYTPFALLALPESKGMVLFWIVWGGAIAGVLLKMFWPSAPRWLGVPLYILLGWVAAWFIGPIMHGAGVAAVVLLIVGGALYSVGGVLYALKWPNPWPTTFGHHEFFHACTAVAAICHYIAMWFAVF; translated from the coding sequence ATGACCGCGCCGACGGGTAGCACCAAGCCCTACCGCTCAGCGGCCGCGCTGATCCGGCCCGCCGAAGACCTACCCGAAGCCGTCGCCGAGGGTGTCGCCCAGTTCCTCGGCAAGCCCCGCGCCCGCGGCTGGATCCACGTGTACTCGGCGATCGTCGCGTTCATCGCCGGCGCCGCGCTGGTGTCGGTGTCATGGTCGGTGGAGTCGACGCGGGCGGGCCTGGCCACCCTGCTCTACACCTTCACGATCGTGGCGATGTTCACCGTGAGCGGCACCTACCACCGGGTGAACTGGAGGTCCGAACGCGCACGTAAATGGATGAAGCGCCTGGATCATTCGATGATCTTCATCTTCATCGCCGGCAGCTACACGCCGTTCGCGCTGCTCGCGCTGCCCGAGTCCAAGGGCATGGTGCTGTTCTGGATCGTGTGGGGCGGCGCGATCGCGGGCGTGCTGCTCAAGATGTTCTGGCCGTCGGCCCCACGCTGGCTCGGCGTGCCGCTGTACATCCTGTTGGGCTGGGTGGCGGCCTGGTTCATCGGGCCGATCATGCACGGGGCGGGTGTGGCCGCGGTGGTGCTGCTGATCGTCGGCGGTGCGCTCTACAGCGTCGGCGGCGTGCTCTACGCACTCAAATGGCCCAATCCCTGGCCGACCACCTTCGGCCATCACGAGTTCTTCCACGCCTGCACGGCGGTGGCGGCGATCTGCCACTACATCGCGATGTGGTTCGCCGTCTTCTGA
- a CDS encoding nuclear transport factor 2 family protein, producing MPNAEQITQTVNRYLELVSSGSADEIAALYADDATVEDPVGGGEVHIGRAAIRGFYANIENVKGKAELVTLRVAGHEAAFHFRLTLDFGASSMRIEPIDVMVFDGEGKITAMKAYWSQADAVTL from the coding sequence ATGCCCAACGCCGAGCAGATCACCCAGACCGTGAACCGCTACCTAGAGCTCGTCTCCAGCGGAAGTGCCGACGAGATCGCTGCGCTGTACGCGGACGACGCGACCGTCGAGGATCCGGTGGGCGGTGGCGAGGTGCACATCGGGCGGGCCGCCATCCGCGGCTTCTACGCCAACATCGAGAACGTCAAGGGCAAGGCCGAGCTGGTGACGTTGCGGGTGGCCGGCCACGAGGCCGCGTTCCACTTCCGGCTCACGCTCGACTTCGGTGCCAGCAGCATGCGGATCGAGCCCATCGACGTGATGGTGTTCGACGGCGAAGGCAAGATCACGGCGATGAAGGCCTACTGGTCGCAGGCCGACGCCGTCACGCTGTAG
- a CDS encoding thioredoxin domain-containing protein, whose protein sequence is MANRLSESTSPYLRQHADNPVHWQEWSPEALAEAASRDVPILLSIGYAACHWCHVMAHESFESAEVAAVANTGFVCIKVDREERPDLDAVYMNATVALTGQGGWPMTCFLTPDGRPFFCGTYYPKLGFLQLLDAVAETWRDRRDEVERASDQIATELRKMSAGLPGGGSPVGPELCDHAVAAVLNDEDATYGGFGGAPKFPPSALLEGLLRHHERTGSVAALTAAQRTCSAMARGGIYDQLAGGFARYSVDPHWVVPHFEKMLYDNALLLRAYAHLARRTGDPLARRIADETAAFIVSDLGADGMFTSSLDADAGGREGLTYVWTPAELRSVLGEDDGAWAASLFGVTERGTFEHGASVLQLHRDPDDDARFASVRAALSAARALRPQPARDDKVVTAWNGLAIIALAEASVSLGKPEFLSAAIGCAKRLLDLHVVDGRLRRASLGGRVGDSAAILEDHAALATALLTLYQLTGSGLAEAAGLLDIALEHFADPDQPGRWFDTADDAEQLMVRPADPIDGATPSGASLVAEALQAAGYLTASQRYVDAAQATLSSATPILARAARSGGHWLAVSEAQVRGPIQIAVAGDPSSDLLAAARRMAPGGAVVVGGAVDSAELLKGRDRVDGADAAYVCRGTTCDLPVTTVGDLAVSLGGEPPDGGSGDV, encoded by the coding sequence GTGGCCAATCGACTGAGCGAGTCCACCAGCCCGTACCTGCGCCAGCACGCCGACAATCCGGTGCACTGGCAGGAGTGGTCGCCCGAGGCGCTCGCCGAGGCCGCGTCGCGGGACGTCCCCATCCTGCTGTCCATCGGGTACGCGGCATGTCACTGGTGCCATGTCATGGCCCATGAATCGTTCGAGTCCGCAGAGGTAGCGGCGGTGGCCAATACCGGATTCGTCTGCATCAAGGTCGACCGTGAGGAACGTCCGGACCTGGACGCGGTGTACATGAACGCCACCGTCGCCCTGACCGGGCAGGGCGGCTGGCCGATGACCTGCTTCCTGACTCCCGACGGCCGGCCGTTCTTCTGCGGCACGTACTACCCGAAGCTCGGATTCCTGCAACTGCTGGACGCCGTCGCCGAAACTTGGCGCGACCGGCGTGACGAGGTCGAGCGGGCCTCCGACCAGATCGCCACCGAACTGCGCAAGATGTCGGCCGGGCTGCCCGGCGGCGGGTCGCCCGTCGGGCCCGAACTGTGCGACCACGCGGTGGCCGCGGTGCTGAACGACGAGGACGCGACGTACGGAGGTTTTGGCGGCGCACCCAAGTTTCCGCCCTCGGCGCTGCTGGAAGGGCTGCTGCGGCACCACGAACGCACCGGATCGGTTGCGGCGCTGACCGCGGCGCAGCGCACCTGTTCGGCGATGGCCCGCGGCGGCATCTACGACCAGCTGGCCGGCGGATTCGCCCGCTACAGCGTCGACCCGCACTGGGTGGTGCCGCACTTCGAGAAGATGCTCTACGACAATGCGCTGTTGCTACGGGCCTATGCCCACCTGGCCCGCCGCACCGGAGATCCGTTGGCGCGCAGGATTGCTGACGAGACGGCGGCGTTCATCGTGTCGGATCTGGGTGCCGACGGCATGTTCACGTCATCGCTGGACGCCGACGCCGGAGGGCGTGAGGGGCTGACCTACGTGTGGACGCCCGCCGAACTTCGATCGGTTCTGGGCGAAGACGACGGAGCCTGGGCGGCTTCGCTTTTCGGGGTGACCGAGCGCGGCACGTTCGAGCATGGCGCGTCGGTGCTGCAGCTGCACCGCGATCCGGACGATGATGCGCGCTTCGCATCGGTGCGTGCGGCGTTGTCGGCGGCTCGCGCGCTGCGCCCTCAACCGGCACGCGACGACAAGGTGGTGACGGCCTGGAACGGGTTGGCCATCATCGCGCTCGCCGAAGCGTCGGTATCGCTCGGTAAACCTGAATTCCTTTCTGCCGCAATCGGATGCGCGAAGCGGCTGCTGGATCTACACGTGGTGGACGGACGGTTGCGACGGGCCAGTCTGGGTGGCCGCGTCGGCGACAGCGCGGCGATCCTGGAGGACCACGCGGCACTGGCCACCGCGTTGCTGACGCTCTACCAGCTCACGGGGAGCGGATTGGCCGAGGCGGCCGGTCTGCTGGACATCGCGCTCGAGCACTTCGCGGACCCCGATCAGCCGGGCCGCTGGTTCGACACGGCGGACGACGCCGAACAGCTGATGGTGCGCCCCGCAGACCCGATCGACGGCGCGACGCCGTCGGGCGCCTCGTTGGTGGCCGAGGCGTTGCAGGCGGCGGGATATCTGACCGCCTCGCAGCGTTATGTGGATGCGGCGCAGGCGACTTTGTCGTCGGCCACCCCGATCCTGGCCCGCGCGGCGCGTTCCGGCGGGCATTGGCTGGCGGTGTCCGAGGCGCAGGTGCGGGGGCCGATCCAGATCGCGGTGGCCGGTGATCCGTCCTCTGATCTGTTGGCCGCAGCTCGGCGGATGGCACCGGGTGGGGCCGTGGTCGTCGGCGGTGCCGTCGACTCCGCCGAACTGTTGAAGGGACGTGACCGCGTCGACGGTGCCGACGCCGCCTACGTGTGCCGCGGCACCACGTGCGATCTGCCCGTCACGACCGTCGGGGACCTCGCCGTCTCACTGGGTGGTGAACCGCCGGACGGCGGAAGTGGCGACGTGTAG